A segment of the Spirochaetaceae bacterium genome:
CGGCAACCCTGCGGGCCGCCGGAATTCCGGCCAGTGCCGGAGCGCATTCGGTGGGCGGCACGGTGCGCCGGCTCATGGCCACCGCCCGCGCGGACACCCTCCTGCTCGCAACCGGCTCGTTGTCGGTTGCGGCCGAGGTTCGCGAGGAACTGCTAGCCGGGATACGGGTGGACCACTACCCGGAAACGTGAAGGAAGCGTGCGTCGTGGGGACGGATCAGGTCGCGATCAGGTGACGTCGGTGCCGCGGACGGTCTTGCGCTTGGCGGCGCGCGCGCTTTCCATCGCTTCGTCGCACACCGCGCGCACCTTGTCCGACAGCGCTTCTGCGACCGACGCGGCTGTGTTCATACCGCCCTTCTCCTTGATGTAGTTCTTGACCTTGGAAGTAACGATCAGAATGTCAGCCATTGAACCAGGCCTCCTGTGTCAAGTGTGGCGTCCGTCACCCGCAACTGCGGGCGCGGCCAACGGCGGCACTATACAGGATAGCTCGGCCCGCGTCAGCAGGCGGCAGGATACTGGGGATATTGGCGTGGCTCACCGCTCTTGCAGTGCGTGTCCGCAGTGCCGGCAGTAGCCGGCGTCGGGTTGATGACCCGATCGTCCGCACGCCCGGCAGTGGCGCCGGTCGCGTACGCGAAACGTCTGCGACACTACCTCCGCGGTGACCAGGCCGGTCGGGACCGCGATGATCCCATAGCCCATCACCATGATGATCGCGGCCAGGACTTGCCCGAGCCCGGTACGGGGCGTCAAGTCGCCATACCCGACCGTGGTGAGGGTCACGATGGTCCAGTACATGCTGCGCGGGATGCTGGTAAAGCCGTGCTCTTCCCCCTCGATGACGTAGATCAGCGAGCCGAGAATCACCGCCATGATAAGCACCGCGAACAGGAACACGGTGATCTTGCGGCGGCTGGCGCGCAGCGCGTCCAGGATGACCACGGCTTCTTTCATGTAGGGCACCAGCTTCAGGACGCGGAACACGCGCAGGACGCGCAGCAGGCGCAGGACCGCCAGGTAGTGCGTGCCCGGCAGCAGCAGGGCGACGAACGCCGGCAGCACCGCGAGCAGGTCGATGATTCCGAAGAAGCTGCGCGCATAGTGCAGCGGGCGGCGAACGGTCACCAGCCGCAGGAAGTACTCGGCCATGAACAGGACGGTAAAGCACCACTCGGCCACGCGCAGCACGGGGCCGAGCAGCGATTCCACCGGGCGTGAGCTCTCCAGCAGCACCACCGCCACGCTGGCGATGA
Coding sequences within it:
- a CDS encoding ion transporter; protein product: MRRRTLRWRARLRSVIFLSDSRAGKGFDIAVIATIIASVAVVLLESSRPVESLLGPVLRVAEWCFTVLFMAEYFLRLVTVRRPLHYARSFFGIIDLLAVLPAFVALLLPGTHYLAVLRLLRVLRVFRVLKLVPYMKEAVVILDALRASRRKITVFLFAVLIMAVILGSLIYVIEGEEHGFTSIPRSMYWTIVTLTTVGYGDLTPRTGLGQVLAAIIMVMGYGIIAVPTGLVTAEVVSQTFRVRDRRHCRACGRSGHQPDAGYCRHCGHALQER
- a CDS encoding NFYB/HAP3 family transcription factor subunit — encoded protein: MADILIVTSKVKNYIKEKGGMNTAASVAEALSDKVRAVCDEAMESARAAKRKTVRGTDVT